In a genomic window of Halalkalicoccus sp. CG83:
- the radA gene encoding DNA repair and recombination protein RadA: MAAKPDLEDLPGVGPATAEKLRDNGYDSYQGLAVASPGELSNTADVGESSAADIIKAARQAADIGGFETGSDVLQRREEIGKLEWLVPEVDEMLGGGVETQSITEVYGEFGAGKSQVTHQLSVNVQLPREQGGLEGSAIFIDTEDTFRPERIDDMVRGLDDEVIEAMLEQREIEGTADDEETLEALVADVLDKIHVAKAFNSNHQMLLAEKAQELTAENEETDWPVRIVCVDSLTAHFRAEYVGRGQLADRQQKLNKHLHDLSRIADLYNTAILVTNQVASNPDSFFGDPTQPIGGNILGHKSTFRMYLRKSKGDKRIVRLVDAPNLADGEAVMRVVNDGLKPE; this comes from the coding sequence ATGGCAGCGAAACCTGACCTGGAAGACCTCCCCGGCGTCGGTCCCGCGACCGCAGAGAAGCTCCGAGACAACGGCTACGACTCGTATCAGGGTCTCGCGGTGGCGAGCCCCGGCGAGCTCTCGAACACGGCCGACGTCGGCGAGTCGAGCGCGGCCGACATCATCAAGGCCGCCCGCCAGGCCGCCGACATCGGCGGCTTCGAGACGGGTTCGGACGTCCTCCAGCGCCGCGAGGAGATCGGCAAGCTCGAGTGGCTCGTCCCCGAGGTCGACGAGATGCTCGGCGGCGGCGTCGAGACCCAGTCGATCACCGAGGTCTACGGCGAGTTCGGCGCCGGCAAGTCCCAGGTGACCCACCAGCTCTCGGTGAACGTCCAGCTCCCCCGCGAGCAGGGCGGCCTCGAGGGCAGCGCGATCTTCATCGACACCGAGGACACCTTCCGGCCCGAGCGGATCGACGACATGGTCCGCGGGCTCGACGACGAGGTCATCGAGGCGATGCTCGAACAGCGCGAGATCGAGGGCACCGCCGACGACGAGGAGACGCTCGAGGCGCTCGTCGCCGACGTCCTCGATAAGATCCACGTCGCGAAGGCGTTCAACTCGAACCATCAGATGCTGCTGGCCGAGAAGGCCCAGGAGCTCACCGCCGAGAACGAGGAGACCGACTGGCCCGTCCGGATCGTCTGCGTCGACTCGCTCACGGCCCACTTCCGTGCGGAGTACGTCGGGCGTGGTCAGCTCGCCGACCGCCAGCAGAAGCTCAACAAGCACCTCCACGACCTCTCGCGGATCGCCGACCTCTACAACACCGCGATCCTCGTCACCAACCAGGTCGCCTCGAACCCCGACTCGTTCTTCGGCGACCCCACCCAGCCCATCGGGGGCAACATCCTCGGGCACAAGTCCACCTTCCGGATGTACCTCCGCAAGTCGAAGGGCGACAAGCGGATCGTTCGTCTCGTCGACGCGCCGAACCTCGCGGACGGCGAGGCGGTCATGCGCGTCGTGAACGACGGGCTGAAGCCCGAGTAG
- the pspAB gene encoding PspA-associated protein PspAB, giving the protein MGIFDTIRAVLGTSAETDATREADPEDLFGMSTAYITMEAELDYPNADAAALCFSSVDSTDFEDTLREVRDILEAGEIETGTSASVRLDEHGYHWVVLEDSDPEDLVTSIHFAADTFIERGYGSRLLAALFAFEKGSRYVYWIYSFRRGSYYPFAPKAGRERDQSVEFKLQSVLDGELTVEDDTSYWYPLWPDSPDRHPWN; this is encoded by the coding sequence ATGGGCATCTTCGACACCATCCGCGCCGTGCTCGGCACCAGCGCCGAGACCGACGCGACCCGCGAGGCCGACCCCGAGGACCTCTTCGGGATGAGCACGGCCTACATCACGATGGAGGCCGAACTCGACTACCCGAACGCGGACGCCGCGGCGCTCTGTTTCTCCAGCGTGGACAGCACCGACTTCGAGGACACCCTGCGGGAGGTCCGGGACATCCTCGAGGCCGGCGAAATCGAGACGGGGACGAGCGCCTCGGTCCGGCTGGACGAACACGGCTACCACTGGGTCGTCCTCGAGGACAGCGATCCCGAGGACCTCGTGACGAGCATCCACTTCGCCGCCGACACGTTCATCGAGCGGGGCTACGGCTCGCGGCTGCTGGCGGCGCTGTTCGCGTTCGAAAAGGGCTCGCGATACGTCTACTGGATCTACTCCTTCCGCCGGGGCTCGTACTACCCGTTCGCGCCGAAGGCCGGCCGCGAACGCGACCAGTCCGTCGAGTTCAAGCTCCAGAGCGTCCTCGACGGCGAACTCACGGTCGAGGACGACACCTCCTACTGGTACCCCCTGTGGCCGGACTCGCCCGACCGCCATCCCTGGAACTGA
- a CDS encoding iron-sulfur cluster assembly scaffold protein, which yields MSMGSDMYREQILDHYKNPRNYGELEDPSFSHVGENPMCGDEIRVDVTLEDDDDTIEYVSFVGDGCAISQASASLLSQKLPGMSLDELEGMDRDDVTEMLGIDISPMRIKCAVLAEKVAQDGAKIYRGEKELDKTSTED from the coding sequence ATGAGCATGGGATCGGACATGTACCGCGAACAGATCCTCGATCACTACAAGAACCCCCGCAACTACGGCGAACTCGAGGATCCCTCCTTCTCACACGTCGGCGAGAACCCGATGTGCGGCGACGAGATCCGGGTCGACGTCACGCTGGAGGACGACGACGACACCATCGAGTACGTCTCCTTCGTTGGCGACGGCTGTGCGATCAGCCAGGCGAGCGCGAGCCTGCTCTCCCAGAAGCTACCGGGAATGAGTCTCGACGAGCTCGAGGGGATGGACCGCGACGACGTCACGGAGATGCTCGGCATCGACATCAGCCCGATGCGGATCAAGTGTGCGGTGCTCGCGGAGAAGGTCGCCCAGGACGGCGCGAAGATCTACCGCGGCGAGAAGGAGCTCGATAAGACCTCGACCGAGGACTGA
- a CDS encoding outer membrane protein assembly factor BamB family protein yields MTTERTRRGLLATLGGVAAAGLAGCTDGGDEGGGGEESNAGADGEESTESENGSSETENESSDDGGSNGTWPTFRYDAANTGVQPDAGGPSALETEWTFETGGAVYASPSVAGDVVYVGSYDGTMYALDAETGENRWAFDVGENVLSSAAIVDDYCYVGGFDDTVYALETATGEVAERFETGDDVGSSPTPVDGSLYVGCDDGNVYALGEYEWTFGTDAEVVAAPAVVDGTVYVGSFDGRFYAIDAETGTELWSVEGSGEFEAAAAVGDGVVYAGDRGGTLHALEAGTGDERWRLDAGDWTGAAPAVTNDVVYAANRDGNVYALDAAEGDERWRFQTGAETWSSPTVADDVVYVTNRDGNVYALDAAEGTNQGSAGIGEVIFSSPAVVDGRLYVGSTDGNVYALS; encoded by the coding sequence ATGACGACGGAACGAACGCGTCGCGGCCTGCTCGCTACGTTGGGTGGGGTGGCCGCCGCCGGTCTCGCGGGATGTACCGACGGCGGCGACGAAGGCGGCGGAGGCGAGGAATCGAACGCGGGAGCTGACGGCGAGGAGTCGACCGAGTCCGAGAACGGTTCGAGCGAAACGGAGAACGAGAGTTCGGACGACGGGGGTTCGAACGGGACGTGGCCCACGTTCCGGTACGACGCCGCCAACACGGGCGTCCAGCCCGACGCAGGGGGGCCTTCCGCCCTCGAAACCGAGTGGACGTTCGAGACCGGCGGCGCGGTGTACGCCTCGCCGTCGGTCGCCGGAGACGTCGTCTACGTCGGCAGCTACGACGGAACGATGTACGCGCTCGACGCCGAGACGGGAGAGAACCGGTGGGCGTTCGACGTCGGCGAGAACGTCCTCTCGTCCGCGGCCATCGTCGACGACTACTGCTACGTCGGCGGCTTCGACGACACGGTCTACGCGCTCGAGACGGCGACTGGCGAGGTGGCCGAACGCTTCGAGACCGGCGACGACGTCGGCTCCTCGCCGACGCCCGTCGACGGGTCGTTGTACGTCGGCTGTGACGACGGTAACGTCTACGCGCTCGGCGAGTACGAGTGGACGTTCGGGACCGACGCGGAGGTCGTCGCCGCCCCGGCGGTGGTCGACGGAACGGTCTACGTCGGCAGCTTCGACGGCCGGTTCTACGCGATCGATGCCGAAACGGGAACCGAGCTCTGGAGCGTCGAGGGAAGCGGCGAGTTCGAGGCCGCCGCCGCGGTCGGCGACGGCGTCGTCTACGCGGGCGACCGGGGCGGGACCCTCCACGCGCTCGAGGCCGGGACCGGCGACGAACGGTGGCGACTGGACGCCGGGGACTGGACCGGCGCCGCGCCGGCGGTCACCAATGACGTCGTCTACGCCGCCAATCGCGACGGGAACGTCTACGCGCTCGACGCCGCAGAGGGGGACGAACGGTGGCGCTTTCAGACCGGCGCCGAGACGTGGTCCTCGCCGACCGTCGCCGACGACGTGGTGTACGTCACCAACCGCGACGGGAACGTCTACGCGCTCGACGCCGCAGAAGGTACCAACCAGGGATCGGCCGGGATCGGCGAGGTGATCTTCTCGTCACCGGCGGTCGTCGACGGGCGCCTCTACGTCGGCAGCACCGACGGAAACGTGTACGCGCTCTCCTGA
- a CDS encoding NAD-dependent epimerase/dehydratase family protein gives MSRTAIVTGGLGHAGQWVVDRLARDGWRVICVDLTHPGYQVAEREGITFRAADLTERAEALDLVAEFDPDAVVHFAAYPSPTRHADGRVFETNAMSTYHTLVAAGRSGARVVWASSESTYGFPFAREQTLPDYLPIDEDHPLRPEDPYGTSKVVGEEVGRMVARRYDVPVASIRPSWIQEPGRYHCREGRDLSDGAGNFWSYVDARDVAGMVAAALESPLEGHEAFLAVADENYLDRPTVDAIEEYFGALPEGCSLEGEESAFSTEKAHDLLGWKPKHDWRTAAEESVSVSLIAD, from the coding sequence ATGAGCCGAACCGCGATCGTCACCGGCGGACTCGGCCACGCGGGACAGTGGGTCGTCGACCGGCTGGCACGCGACGGCTGGCGGGTGATCTGCGTCGACCTGACCCACCCCGGATATCAGGTCGCGGAACGCGAGGGAATCACCTTCCGGGCGGCCGACCTCACCGAGCGTGCCGAGGCGCTCGACCTCGTCGCGGAGTTCGACCCCGACGCCGTCGTCCACTTCGCGGCCTACCCGTCGCCGACCCGTCACGCCGACGGACGGGTGTTCGAGACGAACGCGATGAGCACCTATCACACGCTGGTCGCGGCCGGACGCAGTGGTGCGAGAGTCGTCTGGGCCTCCAGCGAGAGCACCTACGGGTTCCCATTCGCCCGCGAGCAGACGCTTCCCGACTACCTACCGATCGACGAGGACCACCCCCTGCGCCCGGAGGACCCCTACGGCACCTCGAAGGTCGTCGGCGAGGAGGTGGGGAGGATGGTCGCCCGCCGGTACGACGTGCCGGTGGCGTCGATCCGACCGTCGTGGATCCAGGAGCCCGGTCGGTACCACTGCCGCGAGGGTCGTGACCTCTCCGACGGCGCGGGCAACTTCTGGTCGTACGTCGACGCCCGCGACGTCGCCGGGATGGTGGCCGCGGCGCTCGAGAGCCCGCTCGAGGGTCACGAGGCGTTCCTCGCGGTCGCCGACGAGAACTACCTCGACCGGCCCACCGTCGACGCCATCGAGGAGTACTTCGGCGCCCTGCCCGAGGGGTGTTCGCTCGAGGGCGAGGAGTCCGCGTTCTCGACCGAGAAGGCCCACGACCTGCTCGGCTGGAAGCCGAAACACGACTGGCGGACGGCCGCCGAGGAGTCCGTCTCGGTATCCCTGATCGCTGACTAA
- a CDS encoding polysaccharide deacetylase family protein, producing MGDIDVAIGIDVDCVAGWLGTYSAHDSPSDLTRGLLAGTEGVPRMLQVFENAGIDTSWYVPGHTIETFEEEIGAVADADHEIGVHGYTHENPTDLSREQEETILAKSIDLVEDLTGERPAGHRASWWEYSENTPELVEEYGFTYDSSLMERDFEPLYMRIGDSWESIDYDQPAESWMHPYEYGEETDVVEIPISWYRDDVPPMLFMKQPNYNYGYTSPEMVYEELYEAHFDYLYERRGAGVYTFTIHPDVHGRPQMIPLLEEFIEYMKGHDGVEFTTLETVAEKFKEDPSIYESEGEFV from the coding sequence ATGGGAGACATAGACGTGGCGATCGGCATCGACGTCGACTGCGTGGCCGGCTGGCTCGGCACCTACAGCGCGCACGACTCGCCGTCGGACCTCACCCGCGGGCTGCTCGCGGGAACGGAGGGCGTCCCGCGGATGCTGCAGGTCTTCGAGAACGCCGGGATCGACACCAGCTGGTACGTCCCTGGCCACACGATCGAGACCTTCGAGGAGGAGATCGGCGCGGTGGCCGACGCCGACCACGAGATCGGCGTCCACGGCTACACCCACGAGAACCCGACCGACCTCTCGCGCGAGCAGGAGGAGACGATCCTCGCGAAGTCGATCGACCTCGTCGAGGACCTGACGGGCGAACGGCCGGCGGGCCACCGTGCGAGCTGGTGGGAGTACAGCGAGAACACGCCCGAACTCGTCGAGGAGTACGGCTTCACCTACGACAGCAGCCTGATGGAGCGGGACTTCGAGCCGCTCTACATGCGGATCGGCGACAGCTGGGAGTCGATCGACTACGACCAGCCCGCCGAGTCGTGGATGCACCCCTACGAGTACGGCGAGGAGACGGACGTCGTCGAGATCCCCATCTCGTGGTACCGCGACGACGTCCCGCCGATGCTGTTCATGAAACAGCCTAACTACAACTACGGCTACACCAGCCCGGAGATGGTCTACGAGGAGCTCTACGAGGCCCACTTCGACTACCTCTACGAGCGCCGCGGCGCGGGCGTCTACACGTTCACCATCCACCCCGACGTCCACGGGCGCCCACAGATGATCCCGCTGCTCGAGGAGTTCATCGAGTACATGAAGGGCCACGACGGCGTCGAGTTCACCACGCTCGAGACCGTCGCCGAGAAGTTCAAGGAGGACCCCTCGATCTACGAGAGCGAGGGCGAGTTCGTCTGA
- the htpX gene encoding zinc metalloprotease HtpX — MEWKTDWGLRGRMALTMFLLFALYLVFAAVVAAYLGGGALTMLVFMGGFSLVQYFFSDRLTLWSMGAKEVSEAEYPELHDAVTRLSRQADLPKPTVAVTDSRVPNAFATGRNQSNAVVCVTSGLMRTLDREELEGVLAHELAHVKNRDVMVMTIASFLSTLAFIVVRWGWLFGGGDSRNQAPVWVAIVVSLLVWIISFLLIRALSRYREYTADRGAAMITGKPSALASALMKISGQMDKVPKEDLREEAEMNAFFIIPINRGFIGRIASTHPPTEKRIERLRDLERELETA, encoded by the coding sequence ATGGAGTGGAAAACGGACTGGGGTCTGCGCGGGCGCATGGCGCTCACCATGTTCCTGCTGTTCGCCCTGTATCTCGTGTTCGCCGCGGTCGTCGCCGCCTATCTCGGCGGCGGGGCACTCACGATGTTGGTCTTCATGGGCGGGTTCTCGCTCGTTCAGTACTTCTTCAGCGACAGGCTCACGCTCTGGAGCATGGGCGCGAAGGAGGTCAGCGAGGCGGAGTACCCCGAGTTACACGACGCGGTGACCCGCCTCTCGCGCCAGGCCGACCTGCCGAAGCCGACGGTGGCGGTCACCGACTCGCGGGTGCCGAACGCCTTCGCGACCGGCCGGAACCAGAGCAACGCCGTCGTCTGCGTGACGAGCGGGCTCATGCGGACGCTCGACCGGGAGGAGCTCGAGGGCGTGCTCGCCCACGAGCTCGCCCACGTCAAGAACCGCGACGTGATGGTGATGACGATCGCGTCGTTCCTCTCGACGCTCGCGTTCATCGTCGTGCGCTGGGGGTGGCTGTTCGGCGGCGGCGACAGCAGGAACCAGGCGCCCGTCTGGGTCGCCATCGTGGTCTCGCTGCTGGTGTGGATCATCAGCTTCCTGCTGATTCGCGCGCTCTCGCGCTACCGCGAGTACACCGCGGATCGCGGCGCGGCGATGATCACCGGAAAGCCCAGCGCGCTCGCCTCGGCGTTGATGAAGATCTCGGGACAGATGGACAAGGTCCCGAAGGAGGACCTCCGCGAGGAGGCCGAGATGAACGCGTTCTTCATCATCCCGATCAACAGGGGGTTCATCGGTCGGATCGCGAGCACCCACCCGCCGACCGAGAAGCGCATCGAGCGCCTGCGCGACCTCGAACGCGAGCTCGAGACCGCCTGA
- a CDS encoding cupredoxin domain-containing protein, with amino-acid sequence MQDEKHVDGPTLDRRRVLQAFGAGTALVGLGTGTAAADDHCYPEELVSGDDVHPVFGFSALEADVEPPVEPDHEIEAMIRPVEGREIPEFFYEPTGLSVEPGDTVRFTLATPHHTVTAYHPAFGQVQRVPDGVPPFSSPVLGGGAYWLYTFETEGVYDFHCGPHESFGHAGRIVAGSATGPGAEPLPEPEDEGEGESGGEDGAEDESEGEGEELRPPVFAAGTVLGDPALDPERIVDRGRVSWDEIADESKELPF; translated from the coding sequence ATGCAGGACGAGAAACACGTCGACGGTCCGACGCTCGACCGCCGACGCGTGCTCCAGGCGTTCGGTGCGGGCACCGCGCTCGTGGGCCTCGGAACGGGGACGGCAGCGGCCGACGATCACTGCTATCCGGAGGAGCTCGTCTCCGGCGACGACGTCCATCCCGTGTTCGGGTTCAGCGCACTGGAGGCCGACGTCGAGCCGCCGGTCGAGCCGGACCACGAGATCGAGGCGATGATCCGACCGGTGGAGGGACGCGAGATCCCCGAGTTCTTCTACGAGCCGACGGGGCTGTCCGTCGAGCCGGGCGACACCGTCCGGTTCACCCTCGCGACGCCGCATCACACCGTCACCGCCTACCACCCGGCGTTCGGGCAGGTCCAGCGCGTTCCCGACGGCGTTCCACCGTTCTCCTCGCCGGTCCTCGGAGGCGGCGCCTACTGGCTCTACACGTTCGAGACCGAGGGCGTCTACGACTTCCACTGCGGTCCCCACGAGTCGTTCGGCCACGCCGGGCGGATCGTCGCGGGCTCCGCGACGGGTCCCGGAGCCGAGCCGCTCCCGGAACCCGAGGACGAAGGCGAAGGCGAGTCCGGCGGAGAGGACGGAGCCGAAGACGAGAGCGAGGGCGAAGGGGAGGAGCTCCGCCCGCCGGTGTTCGCCGCGGGGACCGTGCTCGGCGATCCGGCGCTCGATCCCGAGCGGATCGTCGACCGCGGCCGGGTGAGCTGGGACGAGATCGCGGACGAGAGCAAGGAGCTGCCGTTCTGA
- a CDS encoding 2Fe-2S iron-sulfur cluster-binding protein, producing the protein MSHEITLEWPGDREETFTAEPGETVLEAAARAGIRLPYDCRTGTCAECVGRVLEGRTEHRRMPRALEPGDQEENYALLCIATASEDCRIRVGSRVKTGLGGSPWG; encoded by the coding sequence GTGAGCCACGAGATCACCCTCGAGTGGCCCGGCGATCGCGAGGAGACGTTCACGGCCGAGCCGGGCGAGACGGTTCTCGAGGCCGCCGCTCGAGCGGGCATCAGGCTTCCGTACGACTGTCGGACCGGGACCTGTGCGGAGTGTGTCGGACGGGTTCTCGAGGGACGGACCGAACACCGACGCATGCCCCGCGCGCTCGAACCCGGCGACCAGGAGGAGAACTACGCCCTGTTGTGCATCGCTACGGCGAGCGAGGACTGTCGGATCCGCGTCGGTTCGAGAGTAAAAACGGGGCTCGGAGGGAGCCCGTGGGGATAG